ATTTATGGTACCATGGTGGAATGGAATATTAAGTAAACAAAGTAACATAGTATTGCCCATTTGGGAAGGTTTGTCAAACTGTTGGAATTCCTTATACATGAAATTCAAGCAATTTAGGATTACTCAGAGAATAACGCAGTTAAGAAGAATTCAATTAAGAAAACTCTAATTATAAACGAGTACTGCACTTTTTATTTGACAATTTTAAGAATGACCAAAAACCCCATATTGTGATTCACTTTAATTGATCTAGATTTTGATGTTCTAGAAAGCTTGTTCATAAATCTCCATGCAAAGTTGATCCCTAAATTTTATGGcttttttctattactttcttGATTAATTATGAATAAGGATAAAATAGAATTTCAACAAAATAATTGTTTATGTAGGGTGTACTAAGGAGACTGTAGGATGGCAATAGTGGCACCTAAgatttaacaaaaataatttaatgGGTGTGGCTATTACCACCCTATCATTTATATATCACACCCTTTTCACAATGAAATTAAGAATAGGAAATTGAAAACTATAGTGAAACATGGGTTGGTTTAGAAATAGATGATCGAATGGCGCTTAGGAGATATTTAGTGGGTGTAGTAAGAAAAAATGTTCTAATTTTTCTGATAGTTATTGCCTTTATTGGTCATTTTGCATTAGGGTAAAAAagtaattcaataattaaatctTGTATAGGGTGAAGTGAGCAAACCGTAGGCAATAGCTAAAAACAACAGTAATAGTCGATCGATACAGTACTGCTTGCCCACAAGTACGATTATTATTCACTCAATTTCTATTCATAAAGCACCTAACTTCGTTCCATAATAagccaaaaagaaatatatatatatatatatatatatatatatatatatatatatatatatataaatcactCGTTGCCCATAAGCATAGTTTTTTGGTTTATTTTATTGCTAGAGCACGTTGTCGACTCGTTTGCTATAAAAGGTCATGAAGATCAGCCgcagcaaagaaaaagaagaagaaaggaagctcTACCTACGGAGGAAAATTAGGCAGGTACGAAAATGGAAGCAGAGTTAGCAGTAGCTGCAAAGATGGTAGTACTGTCAGTATTGGTGTGTGGGCTTTTGTTCTTGGTTTCATATTTGTGTGAACTTCTGCTGTTGAGGCCTAAATCCATAAGATCAAAGCTGGAAAAGCAAGGAATTCGAGGGCCGCGTCCTACCTTTCTATTGGGAAACCTCCCTGAACAGAAGAGGCTCCAAAGCAAGCAGCAGGGTCAGTCAATAGCAACAAggactgatgatgatgatgatgatgatgatcatgcAGCTTATTTTTCTCATCAATGGTATTTGAAAATCTTCCCCCACATAGAGCAATGGAGAAATGAATACGGTATGTGTTTCATATTACTCTAGCTAGCTCTCATCTGATAAAGTAATTTagagttcacatccaaaatcaattgacaatggatggagtagcccaaacccttataaatcaTAGGCAAAGTCTCATTTTTCCATGTGGTATGTATATATTCTTAACACGCCCCCGCAAGTGTGGCGAATTAATTTTCAatccatacacgtggacaacttttgggtgacgtggagcccgtgtggccttTACGCCCGTTAGACATGCACACTCGggtaacctgctctgataccatgataaagtaatctggggtttacatccaaaaccaattgacaatgaatggagtggcccaaatccttataaactcatagataAGGTTctatttttctcatgtgggatgtaAATATTCTCAACATCCTccatttctttatgttcttgaaccTATTTTTTGTTCATATTATAAAGACTATTTTGTTCAAGTCCGGAAGAAATTGATGTTCATCTTTTCCCCGGAAACTAATTGATCAAACATGTTACATGTATGCTACAAATTATCGAACTCGAACTCACTCCTTTCCCAAATCTGGaaactttgccaaaaaaaaaaaaaaaaaaaactcaagatctacatcaaaataaacaaaacaaagaacgTCAcgtggagggagggagggagtgggagagagagagagagagatccacTATCATTACTTTTAATTACTTCTAATTGGATTATGCACCATTTTCTCCAATCTCTATACCGTACGTTGGTGATGACTGATGATAGCAATATCATCGTATATATCTTAATCCTTGAAATAGATTGCTGACCATGAATTGGGTAGTGGGAGTCGGGGTGTGATTCTAGCCGGATCATGACGTATCTGTTACGCAGCGTAGGTGggtgtggatttcactccctaaatatttatataaataGTTTAGATAGCGCAATAACCTTAGCAACTGGAAATAAGATCGATATCGTAAAAGGTTTAAAAGTTGAGTCAATTAAGAAATACAAATCATACATGGAAAATGTGCAGTGGAAATCAAGAGAATAAGATTCTTTGAATCCAATCCGATCAGAACTCAATTGACATCAAATTTTGTCAGATTAATTTTGGTTTGCAGACCTTTACATTTACTTAATTAATAACATGCTACTGTGCTTTTGCTAATAGAAAACAGTTAATGGCACTGCTGTAATTCATGAATTTctactccagtcaaattcttcaATATCGTCAATGTTTTCCATTTGAATATTGATGTAGGTCCAATATTTTTGTGTTCATCTGCACACATACAACAATTAGTAATAACAGATATGGAAGTGGTGAAGGAAATTAGCTTGTGTAAGTCTCTAGTCTTGGGAAATCCTTCTGTAACATCCAAGGTTCTTGGGTCACTATTGGGAGAGGGCATTTTAGCGTCGAACGGATCAATGTGGGAGCATCAAAGGAAAATTATCGCTCCTGAACTATACCTTGATAAGGTGAAGGTATATATTAAAAcaactctttcctttaaaatttCTTATTACTAAAAAAGGGCCAGCGATCTttacctttctttttttttttttttaaaagtcagaTAGTTTAAAATGCTAAGTTATCAGACTGGTTACATGTATGAGAGCTTCTATCTCAAGTTGTAGAGCACTCTACAGCCATATTGATCAATGGTAAGAGTTTAATTCTTACCGAAAATGATAAATTTATGAGgtgatttttgtttaatttgtaaaaaaagaCAAGAAACTTTTTCTGAAATTATTTCATTAGAACAACTTTTGACTAGGCAGTTGATTCAATGGcataaatttattaatttatgaAATTGTTTTTCTAAGGGCATGATGAACCTGGTAGTCGATTCTACAACCACAATGCTAAGAACTTGGGAAAATGAAGTCCAAAGGCAGGGAGAACTTGCTGAAATTAGAGTTGATGATCATTTGAGAAACTTATCAGCAGATGTCATCTCAAAAGCTTGTTTTCATAGCAATTatcatcaaggaaaagaaatatTCTCAAAAATTAGGAAGCTGcaagaagttttgggaaagggATTGATGGGGATAGAAGCCTTGACCAGGTACGCATAATTgaattttcattgttttttcaCGCTTACGTACTCTTGGTTGTACATCAATTATTATAGcagctttctttttttttactttttttttggggaagaTGCTGGTCCTCCTTGGCCAGTGAAACCCCCATATGACCATATCATATTTTTGTATCTTCCAGTCGATAAAGTATTACGGCCTATTGGTTCTGGCCATTAGCAAATAAGTTATACCGGCAATATATATAGACGTTAACATATTATGTATCACATTAACATCGTTTTAATTAACAAAAAGTAGATCGAATTAATACAACATGACATATCTTAACAAGACGTAATTATTTATCTCATGGTGATAGATGGTTTCCGACAACAGAAAATATAAAGATATGGatgttggaaaaggaaactCAATCACTGATATTGAAGGTGGTAAAACAACGTAGTGAAGGTTCATATGAGAAAGATTTGCTGCAAATGCTTCTTGAAGGTGCCAAAAGTTCTGGTGATTTAAATGGCCTATCATACAATAAGTTTATTGTTGATAACTGCAAGACTATATTCTTTGCTGGCCATGAGACCACTGCCCTTGTAGCATCATGGAGCTTGCTGTTACTAGCTCTCCATCCAGATTGGCAAGCTCGTGCTCGAGCTGAGGTACTTGAAATCTGTGGTGATAAGCCTCTAGATGCTGATATGCTTCGACAAATGAAAGTGGTGAGTCATAGCAGATGTTATATATAACTGATCAATACACTTCCATAGACCTTATATATCAGTTAATGGACACCTCGCACAGCCTCTTCACCTATTACTAATTAGATTTGGATCTCATGCTCTAAATTTAAGATATATAGTACCAAAAGAGCAAATTTTTATATGCTTGGACTAATCTTTTATGGATCCaattaccaaaaataaaaaattatggaTCCATGTCTCCCAATATTTTGATCCACGTGTTGGGTATTCATATGTTGcatcacaatatatatatatatatatatatatatatatatatatatatatatatatataatctgcaACGTCTTCACTCTTTGCTGATTGGTTGAGTTTGATTTTAAAAGCAACCTCAAACTAAAAGGACTGTTTGTTCGATAAATTTTATACAGAAGCTAAACATCAATGTTAAAAACATTAGTTAGAGAGCCTTATCTCTGGGGGAATATTTAATATAGTTAGAAAAAatgtactctttttttttttttttgacaatgaaAACATGTACATATTTAAGATTGAAGGTTAACTCTCACATGGAATTGCATTCTCATTATATAAATTAGAAGTTTATGACCAGCTTATTGCCTTAAAACATTCATCTGCAGCTCACAATGGTGATTCAGGAGGTATTGCGTCTTTACCCGCCTGTACTCTTTGTAGCAAGAGAGGTATTTGAAACTATCAAATTTAAAAACATAACAATTCCAAAGGGGACGCTACTTCAAATACCAATCCCCTTCTTACACCAGAACCCTGATCTATGGGGATCTGATGCTCATAAGTTCAACCCAGAAAGATTTACCAATGGAATTGTCAAGGCTTCCAAGTCTCCACAGGCCTACATGCCATTCGGAGCAGGTTCTCGTATATGTGTTGGTCAACACTTGGCTATGATAGAACTTAAGGTGTTTCTTTCTATAATTCTCTCAAAGTTCTGCTTCTCCCTCTCATCAGCATACCAGCATTCTCCTGCGTATAACATTATTCTGGAGCCTGAATATGGTATTATTCTACAAATGCGAAGAGCATCTCCTTGATGCACAGAAAAGCATAAGGTTAATTATATCTaggttatttatttttattctgtATTTTCAAATATTATTATGCTTTAATGACGGGAAGGAATAATGAACAATATGTTGTTACAATGAATCTTCATTTATCCAAGCACTCTCATTTACAGGGATACGATTATCATTATGTCACTTTATTTCTCATGTTATTAGGGATTAATGTAATgccccaaactgcacctcatCAATTTGAGCACGTCTTAGTGCTGCGTGTCTATAAGACATAAATCGAATGTTCAATTTACATCCTAAAAACCCGCAAGGCATTTTTGTTAAATAGCTTTTCGTAAAATGAGTAGCGGAAACTTCGAAAtactttttgaggtgaaaacttaaaaaaaaaaaaaaaattatttatcgAACTACTCCGTCTAGAGTGATTATGATTTACCAATAAAGTAAACAAGACTTGACACATTTTCGATACAAGACGGAATAATAACTATCCAGTTCCGAATTAATGACTTTCAAGAGATAGAGTTCGATCAAGACTATACACGGAACCTAATTTCCATTACAACTATTCACCAAAACTATTTCCGCACACCCTGCTCCGTCTGTcaatcccgtcaccagtgcacagtacctacatccacactattgtaggggtgagctttcgttcTCATTGCTCATTGGGAAATaactcgactaggtttgaaaacaataGAGTATTGTTTTGTGGCCACAGTATAAAATCACACTTAAACCATTTCAtttaaagaacgacaaactttataatattttttcaatttgaaaATTGATGCATGAagcttaaataaatacggcaCCAAATCTAAGTATTACCTGATGGTCGGTctcatagacccactacacgaccttacctcaaattaatttataacCAGATAAGAGTAGTAAGAGCGTCCACTACTTAGTTACACACACGGAATCGGGTCATTATTGCGATCGCGCACCGTCCGACAGGTGTAGCTAACCCTCTggaggttaaggggatcgaacccaaggaagtcagtgccaCCCTTCGCTGAACCATCACATCTCTCacggtttggttagtatgcattgcattttaacataaccaaaccacatgactaacatgcatcattttaaAACAACAATTTATAGGAAAATCACTCATCGAGGAGAGTCCCGAATCCCATACCTAGATTTTGATGCTCTTCTTCACGTACTCCAGAGtcacgaaccttccgttccttaGGTATATGGAGTCCTAATTTCCGACATAACTAATATCAATAACTTTCCTTAAGGAAATAAAGACTCAATTTCATCGATATATTGTCTGACTAGTTTTCCTAGTTTGACCGGGATTTGACCAATCATGACCAACAACACTTAAACATGCTTTTAAGTGCTAATGAATTCCGGTGGACGATATTTATCGACCACATACTTTTTCAACCAAGCATGACCACACTAAGACGATTTCCAAATTGGACATAGTTTCGAATCATGTTAGGTGTGCCTAAATTTACTAAGGACACCCAACATTATTTGCCTTTCCTCCCTTTTGATTACAAGCTCAGTTCAGTCCAAATCCAACTCAAATTTACAGTTCAGTAATCAAACTCACAGAAATCATCATATTCCAAAATCACCATTCAAAACTAACATAACCAAATTTCCAGATTTCCACAACATCGAATTTCAAACAGAACTACTAACCCGAAACTAGTTCAATCCCAACATTTACAATCGTAATCCACTTATGAGTTCTAAGTTGAATTCAACACAATTTCCAGCTTACCTTTACTTTACAAAAGTAAGGGATGGTCCTTAAATTGCTGGCTTCCTTCACAACAATGAACTCACGGATCTCCCTGACAGTTGCAAGGATCTCATTTCATGAGGGTATGTCCTCTTACCCATTACTTTGACTCCCTCTTTTGGCAATTGTCTCTTTGCTCTCTTAATCCTTCTACGTCTATAATCAGAAGGCATATTCTAACCTGCAACAATGGCAGCAGCAACAGATTGGGCAATAGAGCAGAAgttaagtttttatgtttttgtttttgaacaaaaataagtTAGGTTTTCTTAATTAAACATATTCATTCCAAGTTCCAAGTCGTCACTTATATTTCAGTGTACTGTTATGATTTTGATTTGGTTCAACCAAGTGTTATATTTACTCTCGGTAGTTTAAAATGATGCTAGGTGTTTACTTTCGGAGTGATTTGGGGATGATATT
This portion of the Rosa chinensis cultivar Old Blush chromosome 1, RchiOBHm-V2, whole genome shotgun sequence genome encodes:
- the LOC112181666 gene encoding cytochrome P450 714C2; translated protein: MEAELAVAAKMVVLSVLVCGLLFLVSYLCELLLLRPKSIRSKLEKQGIRGPRPTFLLGNLPEQKRLQSKQQGQSIATRTDDDDDDDDHAAYFSHQWYLKIFPHIEQWRNEYGPIFLCSSAHIQQLVITDMEVVKEISLCKSLVLGNPSVTSKVLGSLLGEGILASNGSMWEHQRKIIAPELYLDKVKGMMNLVVDSTTTMLRTWENEVQRQGELAEIRVDDHLRNLSADVISKACFHSNYHQGKEIFSKIRKLQEVLGKGLMGIEALTRWFPTTENIKIWMLEKETQSLILKVVKQRSEGSYEKDLLQMLLEGAKSSGDLNGLSYNKFIVDNCKTIFFAGHETTALVASWSLLLLALHPDWQARARAEVLEICGDKPLDADMLRQMKVLTMVIQEVLRLYPPVLFVAREVFETIKFKNITIPKGTLLQIPIPFLHQNPDLWGSDAHKFNPERFTNGIVKASKSPQAYMPFGAGSRICVGQHLAMIELKVFLSIILSKFCFSLSSAYQHSPAYNIILEPEYGIILQMRRASP